The following proteins are co-located in the Pyricularia oryzae 70-15 chromosome 1, whole genome shotgun sequence genome:
- a CDS encoding uridine nucleosidase produces the protein MSAQPIPVWLDCDPGHDDAFAILLAAHHPMINLLGISTVFGNASLEKTTYNATSLLAAIGKHDQVTVYPGAAKARSRPPVHSPTDIHGESGIDGTDLLPKPLRAPDRSISAVDAMAKAVLAQPAGTPWIVATGCLTNVAEAVEKYPQLAEHVAGLSFMGGAVGGGFTTAVSGQVDGLERIGNRTPWAEFNIFIDPESADFILSNEVLAQKSTMIPLDVTHLVLATKEVQQRLLHGDGGPVEAGAKGRTTLRVMLVELLNFFAETYRTAFGITEGPPLHDPVAAAIVLQTLPEEYRIPFYDFDIARDGGKRHERFSVKVVTEGTYEDAYAGAQTGRTIATLLPEGAQGVAIPRGLDIPKFWTVIEECIQRADNLNAKSSAGGPGA, from the exons ATGAGCGCTCAGCCTATACCAGTCTGGCTTGACTGTGACCCAGGCCACGAT GATGCTTTTGCCATACTTTTGGCCGCACACCATCCCATGATAAATCTTCTGGGCATTTCAACCGTGTTCGGCAACGCATCTTTAGA GAAAACAACATACAACGCCACATCACTTCTCGCTGCCATTGGCAAGCATGATCAAGTGACGGTTTACCCAGGCGCCGCAAAGGCCCGGTCTCGGCCACCAGTTCACTCTCCAACCGACATCCATGGAGAGTCTGGTATCGATGGCACTGACCTGCTTCCCAAGCCGCTGAGGGCTCCAGATAGGTCAATCTCTGCAGTCGACGCCATGGCCAAGGCTGTCCTGGCTCAGCCCGCAGGTACTCCGTGGATCGTGGCGACTGGATGCCTCACCAATGTCGCCGAGGCTGTCGAGAAGTATCCCCAGCTTGCGGAGCACGTTGCGGGCCTGTCTTTTATGGGAGGTGCCGTGGGTGGAGGCTTCACTACAGCCGTGTCGGGACAGGTCGACGGTCTCGAGAGGATCGGGAACAGGACCCCCTGGGCAGAGTTCAACATCTTTATCGACCCGGAGTCTGCCGACTTTATCCTCAGCAACGAAGTTCTGGCTCAGAAATCCACCATGATCCCCCTTGACGTGACGCATCTGGTTCTGGCCACGAAGGAAGTCCAGCAGCGGCTGCTTCATGGCGACGGAGGCCCCGTTGAAGCCGGGGCCAAGGGCAGGACGACACTGCGCGTCATGCTCGTTGAGCTTCTCAACTTCTTTGCCGAGACTTACAG AACTGCCTTTGGCATCACAGAGGGTCCTCCCCTGCACGATCCAGTGGCTGCCGCCATAGTGTTGCAGACCTTGCCTGAGGAATACCGGATTCCATTTTACGACTTCGACATTGCGAGGGATGGAGGGAAGCGCCATGAACGCTTCTCCGTCAAGGTCGTCACCGAGGGCACCTACGAAGATGCCTATGCCGGTGCGCAGACGGGTCGCACCATCGCGACTCTGCTTCCCGAGGGTGCACAAGGCGTTGCGATACCGCGCGGGCTGGATATTCCCAAGTTCTGGACCGTGATCGAGGAGTGTATACAGCGGGCCGACAATCTGAACGCAAAGTCTAGCGCGGGAGGTCCGGGTGCTTGA
- a CDS encoding 40S ribosomal protein S18, which produces MSLVSGEKSNFQFILRLLNTNVDGKQKIVYALTKIKGVGRRYSNLVVKKADVDLNKRAGELTSEELERVVTILQNPTQYKIPSWFLNRQRDIVDGKDSQTLANGVDSKLRDDLERLKKIRAHRGLRHYWGLRVRGQHTKTTGRRGRTVGVSKKKGG; this is translated from the exons ATGTCGTTGGTGTCGGGCGAGAAGTCGAACTTCCAGTTC ATTCTGCGTCTCCTCAA CACAAACGTTGATGGAAAGCAGAAGATCGTTTACGCTCTTACCAAGATCAAGGGTGTCGGCCGCAGGTACTCCAACCTGGTCGTCAAGAAGGCCGATGTCGACCTGAACAAGCG TGCTGGTGAGCTCACCTCTGAGGAGCTCGAGCGTGTTGTCACCATTCTCCAGAACCCCACCCAGTACAAGATTCCCTCATGGTTCCTTAACCGTCAGCGCGATATCGTCGACGGCAAGGACTCCCAGACCCTTGCCAACGGTGTCGACTCCAAGCTCCGTGATGACCTGGAGCGTCTGAAGAAGATTCGTGCCCACCGTGGTCTCCGTCACTACTGGGGCCTCCGTGTCCGTGGTCAGCACACCAAGACGACcggccggagaggacggaccGTCGGTGTGTCCAAGAAGAAGGGTGGttaa